The Fervidibacillus albus genome contains a region encoding:
- a CDS encoding bifunctional metallophosphatase/5'-nucleotidase, whose amino-acid sequence MKSLKNRLLVAVTLLALLVNYSLPFGQVSLAAESDESDFDLTIMHVNDSHAHVEMFPMLGTAVEQIRAEKPNSLLLHAGDVFSGTLFFTVHEGLADVDFMNKIGFDAMVFGNHEFDKDSETLGKFVDAAEFPLLGTNVDFSGDSILGSYVESNVGQPGEGGKIYPAIVKEVDGESIGIIGLTTEETPSVSSPSDDIVFLDTIEKAKETINLLEDMGINKIIALTHLGYNADVELANAVDGIDVIVGGHSHTVLSEGALVEKDEPTIIVQTGDNLNNLGTLDVSFDENGVVTDYSAALLDLETVDADEELSSLVEFYETDIEALQSEVVGETSVVLDGEREDVRTKETNLGNLITDAMVWNMQQVNPKVTIALQNGGGIRASIDEGEITLGEVLTVMPFGNMVVYMELTGDEIWQTLEHSVSAYPETSGGFLHVSGLKFTFDPEKSAGERIVSIDVLNADGDYEPIDKEGTYYVATNSFTAKGGDGYDVLAKATEEGRMVNVDLPDYEGFTAYLDHLGGTVSPTVEGRIVALSSDEQPADDTDEPADQADDQTDDQTDDQTDDQTDDQADDQTSADESSSDEEGKTLPNTATTNGNMLLIGLSLIFVSFGVFLYYRKQKKLI is encoded by the coding sequence ATGAAATCATTGAAAAACCGGTTGCTCGTAGCTGTAACATTACTTGCATTATTAGTGAATTATTCGCTACCATTTGGACAAGTGTCTTTGGCGGCAGAAAGTGATGAAAGTGATTTTGATTTAACGATTATGCATGTAAATGACAGTCACGCCCATGTGGAAATGTTCCCAATGCTAGGTACTGCAGTCGAACAAATTCGTGCTGAAAAACCGAACAGTTTGTTATTACACGCAGGAGATGTTTTCTCAGGAACACTCTTTTTTACTGTTCATGAAGGATTAGCTGATGTCGATTTCATGAACAAAATTGGTTTCGATGCAATGGTATTCGGAAACCACGAATTCGACAAAGATTCTGAAACGCTCGGTAAATTCGTAGATGCAGCCGAATTCCCACTCCTTGGAACAAACGTTGATTTTTCCGGTGATTCCATTTTAGGATCATACGTTGAGTCAAATGTTGGACAACCGGGTGAAGGTGGTAAAATTTATCCGGCGATTGTAAAAGAAGTTGATGGCGAATCTATTGGTATTATTGGTTTAACAACAGAAGAAACTCCCTCAGTGTCCAGCCCTAGTGATGATATTGTCTTCTTAGATACTATCGAAAAAGCAAAAGAAACGATTAACCTATTGGAAGATATGGGAATTAACAAAATCATCGCATTGACCCATTTAGGATATAATGCAGATGTTGAATTAGCAAACGCCGTTGATGGAATCGATGTAATTGTCGGTGGACATAGCCATACCGTACTTTCAGAAGGTGCATTGGTTGAAAAAGATGAACCGACCATCATCGTTCAAACGGGTGATAATTTAAATAATTTAGGAACTTTAGATGTTTCCTTTGATGAAAATGGCGTCGTTACTGATTATTCTGCAGCGTTACTTGATTTAGAAACTGTTGATGCCGATGAAGAGCTAAGTAGTTTAGTTGAATTTTATGAAACAGATATCGAAGCACTACAAAGTGAAGTCGTTGGTGAAACATCCGTGGTTTTAGACGGTGAACGTGAAGATGTTCGTACGAAAGAAACGAATCTCGGAAATTTGATTACGGATGCCATGGTTTGGAATATGCAACAAGTGAATCCAAAAGTAACGATCGCTTTACAAAATGGTGGAGGAATCCGTGCTTCGATTGATGAAGGTGAAATTACTTTAGGTGAAGTTCTTACGGTTATGCCATTTGGAAACATGGTTGTGTATATGGAATTGACCGGTGATGAGATTTGGCAAACCCTTGAACATAGCGTAAGTGCATATCCTGAAACAAGTGGCGGTTTCTTGCATGTATCTGGGTTAAAATTCACCTTTGATCCGGAAAAATCTGCTGGTGAACGAATCGTTTCCATTGATGTTTTGAATGCGGATGGGGATTATGAACCGATCGATAAAGAAGGCACCTATTATGTCGCTACGAACTCCTTTACGGCTAAAGGCGGCGACGGTTATGATGTATTAGCCAAAGCAACGGAAGAAGGTCGGATGGTAAACGTTGACTTGCCAGATTACGAAGGATTTACTGCTTACTTAGACCATCTTGGAGGAACGGTTTCCCCAACCGTTGAAGGTCGAATCGTTGCACTCTCTTCAGATGAACAACCAGCTGATGATACGGATGAACCAGCTGACCAAGCAGATGATCAAACAGATGATCAAACAGATGATCAAACAGATGATCAAACAGATGATCAAGCAGATGATCAAACGTCTGCCGATGAATCTTCTAGTGATGAAGAAGGAAAAACATTACCGAATACTGCTACAACGAACGGTAACATGCTCTTGATTGGACTTTCCTTGATTTTTGTAAGTTTCGGTGTGTTTCTATACTACAGAAAACAAAAGAAATTGATTTAA
- the phoU gene encoding phosphate signaling complex protein PhoU, protein MTAREFFDEELNSLQNQLSELCRFAQHALERSLNAFETQDIQASQDIIDNDDKADLLYEEIIDYAILIITKQQPVATDLRKIIMTIRIATDFERVADFAVNIAKSTIRLGKKADPSMKKALTNLHRMYEISNRMLVDGLKSFIEVDMQLAKQVAEMDDEVDNLYGETIRELFQLNQKHPENIQYVTQLLFICRYLERTADHITNVAENTVYLVKGKHLDLNE, encoded by the coding sequence ATGACTGCTAGGGAATTTTTTGATGAAGAATTAAACAGTTTACAAAATCAACTATCAGAACTTTGTCGTTTTGCCCAACATGCTCTAGAACGTTCGTTAAACGCCTTCGAAACACAAGATATTCAAGCTTCCCAAGACATTATCGATAACGACGACAAGGCGGATTTACTATATGAAGAAATTATTGACTATGCCATTTTAATTATTACAAAACAGCAACCTGTCGCAACGGACCTTCGAAAAATTATTATGACGATTCGAATTGCCACGGATTTTGAACGAGTCGCCGATTTCGCTGTCAATATCGCCAAATCGACCATCCGCCTCGGAAAAAAAGCCGATCCTTCAATGAAAAAAGCGTTAACGAATTTGCATCGAATGTATGAAATATCGAATCGAATGTTAGTTGACGGTTTAAAATCGTTCATCGAAGTCGATATGCAACTCGCTAAACAAGTCGCAGAGATGGATGATGAAGTGGACAATTTATACGGGGAAACGATCCGCGAACTGTTTCAACTAAATCAAAAACATCCGGAAAACATCCAATACGTCACCCAATTGTTGTTCATTTGCCGCTACTTGGAACGAACCGCCGACCATATTACGAATGTAGCAGAAAACACCGTATATTTAGTAAAAGGAAAACATCTCGATTTAAATGAATAA
- the pstB gene encoding phosphate ABC transporter ATP-binding protein PstB produces the protein MSMTLELLKQTKGATDEVKHIEEPSEKQTVYETKELNLWYGDTHALKDINLDILENEITAIIGPSGCGKSTFIKTLNRMVELVPNVKTSGEILYRDRNIFDKTYPVEELRTKVGMVFQKPNPFPKSIYDNIAYGPRIHGIKDKKILDEIVEKSLRGAAIWDEVKDRLKENAYGLSGGQQQRLCIARALAIEPDVILMDEPTSALDPISTLKVEELVQELKIDFSIIIVTHNMQQAARISDKTAFFLNGEVIEFDRTDTIFSTPKDQRTENYITGRFG, from the coding sequence ATGTCCATGACGCTTGAGCTTTTAAAACAAACGAAAGGAGCAACCGATGAGGTGAAACACATCGAAGAACCATCTGAAAAACAGACCGTATATGAAACGAAGGAACTAAATCTTTGGTACGGTGATACCCACGCATTAAAAGATATTAATCTCGATATTTTAGAAAATGAAATTACAGCTATCATCGGTCCGTCTGGTTGCGGAAAATCGACCTTTATTAAAACGTTAAATCGGATGGTCGAACTCGTCCCAAATGTTAAAACGTCCGGCGAAATCCTTTATCGCGATCGAAACATTTTTGATAAAACGTACCCGGTGGAAGAACTGCGTACGAAAGTCGGGATGGTGTTTCAAAAACCGAACCCGTTTCCGAAATCGATTTACGACAATATCGCATACGGACCAAGAATTCACGGAATTAAAGATAAAAAAATTCTCGACGAAATTGTGGAAAAAAGTTTGCGCGGGGCAGCCATTTGGGATGAAGTAAAGGACCGTTTGAAAGAAAATGCGTACGGTTTATCCGGCGGGCAGCAGCAAAGACTTTGTATTGCTAGAGCTTTGGCGATTGAACCGGATGTCATTTTAATGGACGAACCGACATCGGCTTTAGATCCGATTTCGACATTAAAAGTGGAAGAACTTGTCCAAGAATTGAAAATCGATTTTAGTATTATTATCGTCACCCATAATATGCAACAAGCGGCCCGGATCTCCGATAAAACCGCATTTTTCTTAAATGGTGAAGTAATTGAGTTTGACCGAACAGATACGATTTTCTCCACCCCGAAAGATCAACGAACGGAAAATTATATTACAGGACGATTCGGATAA
- the pstA gene encoding phosphate ABC transporter permease PstA, translated as MKLIDHNNILHHTKPRRKRNTTFKYLFLAATLLSLVVLAILLVRVLYQGLPYLDWQFLNSLPSRKAEKAGIYTAFIGTIWMMAVVIPVTFILGVGTGIYLEEYAKKNRFNTFLQVNISNLAGVPSVVYGLLGLTIFVRALHFGTSVLAAGLTMSLLILPVVIVSSQEAIRAVPKELREASYAMGATKWQTIRTVVLPAALPGILTGAILAFSRGIGETAPLVVIGVPLYLAFLPNSLLDQFTALPMQIYNWTSRPQEEFHALAAAGIIVLLGMLILMNSVAVWIRNKFQRRY; from the coding sequence ATGAAACTGATCGATCACAACAACATTCTCCATCATACGAAACCGAGACGGAAACGAAACACAACGTTTAAATATTTGTTTTTAGCAGCCACCCTCCTCTCCTTAGTCGTATTAGCGATTTTACTCGTTCGGGTTTTATATCAAGGGTTGCCTTATTTAGATTGGCAGTTCTTAAATAGTCTACCTTCGAGGAAGGCGGAAAAAGCAGGAATTTACACCGCTTTTATTGGTACGATTTGGATGATGGCCGTCGTGATTCCTGTAACATTCATTTTAGGGGTAGGCACAGGTATTTATTTGGAAGAATATGCGAAAAAAAACCGATTTAACACGTTTCTCCAAGTCAACATTTCGAATCTCGCAGGTGTTCCATCCGTCGTATACGGTTTGTTAGGATTGACGATTTTTGTAAGGGCGCTGCATTTTGGAACGAGTGTATTAGCCGCTGGATTGACGATGAGTTTATTAATTTTACCGGTTGTTATCGTATCGAGCCAAGAAGCGATTCGTGCTGTTCCAAAAGAATTACGGGAAGCCTCCTACGCAATGGGTGCAACGAAATGGCAAACGATTCGAACGGTCGTCTTACCGGCAGCATTGCCTGGCATTTTAACCGGAGCGATTCTTGCTTTTTCACGGGGAATTGGAGAAACTGCCCCCCTTGTCGTCATCGGGGTTCCGCTCTACCTTGCATTTTTACCGAACAGCTTGCTCGACCAATTTACTGCCCTACCGATGCAAATTTATAACTGGACGAGTCGACCACAGGAAGAATTTCATGCCCTTGCCGCAGCGGGAATTATCGTTTTATTAGGGATGCTCATCTTAATGAACTCGGTTGCGGTTTGGATTCGCAATAAATTTCAACGAAGATATTAA
- the pstC gene encoding phosphate ABC transporter permease subunit PstC, whose product MASSNGTATISVQKLIEEKKKKQSARKMEKIMPILLLSTATVSVLTTLGIVFTLLFETFTFFGDVSIKEFLTSKTWYPFSDPGHYGILPLISGTLRVTGIAMIVAVPLGLASAIFLSEYASDKTRRMIKPILEVLAGVPTIVYGFFALTFVTPILQQIIPSLEIFNALSPGIVIGIMITPTIASLSEDAMSSVPNAIREGALALGATKLEVTIKVVLPAAVSGIVASIVLGISRAIGETMIVSIAGGSTPNTGFDITGPIQTMTAYIVQIAQGDAGYGTTIYYSIYAVGFTLFLFTLAMNMIAQWMSRRIREEY is encoded by the coding sequence ATGGCCTCATCAAATGGTACAGCAACGATTTCTGTCCAAAAATTGATTGAAGAAAAAAAGAAAAAACAATCGGCAAGGAAAATGGAAAAAATAATGCCGATTCTTTTGCTTTCCACCGCAACGGTTTCCGTGTTAACGACATTAGGAATTGTTTTTACCCTTCTGTTCGAAACGTTTACTTTTTTTGGGGATGTTTCCATTAAAGAGTTTTTAACTTCTAAAACTTGGTATCCCTTTTCCGACCCTGGTCATTACGGAATATTGCCTTTGATTTCCGGAACGCTTCGGGTAACGGGAATCGCGATGATCGTGGCGGTTCCATTAGGGCTTGCCAGTGCTATTTTTTTAAGTGAATATGCCTCAGACAAAACGAGAAGAATGATTAAACCGATTTTGGAAGTATTAGCCGGTGTACCGACGATTGTGTACGGTTTTTTTGCATTAACGTTCGTCACTCCGATTTTGCAACAAATCATTCCTTCCTTAGAAATCTTCAATGCCCTTAGCCCGGGGATTGTCATCGGAATTATGATTACTCCAACCATTGCGTCTTTATCAGAAGATGCGATGTCATCGGTACCAAATGCGATTCGTGAAGGCGCATTGGCACTTGGGGCGACGAAATTGGAAGTTACGATCAAAGTTGTTTTGCCTGCTGCCGTATCCGGGATTGTCGCATCGATAGTTTTAGGTATATCTAGGGCAATTGGAGAAACGATGATCGTCTCCATTGCAGGTGGATCTACGCCGAACACCGGGTTTGATATCACCGGACCAATTCAAACGATGACTGCATATATCGTACAAATTGCCCAGGGCGATGCAGGTTACGGAACGACGATTTATTATAGTATTTACGCCGTTGGATTTACCTTGTTCCTTTTCACCCTCGCGATGAATATGATTGCCCAATGGATGTCGCGTAGAATTAGGGAGGAGTATTAA
- a CDS encoding PstS family phosphate ABC transporter substrate-binding protein: MLKRKKFWLPIMFVLVIGLIAACGPEANNDEENGDASNESETEQLEGQIAIDGSSTVYPIIEAVSEEYNAVQPKVQVSVGVSGTGGGFKAFIAGETDISNASRPIKDEEAQSLADAGIEYTEFQVAYDGLSVVVNKDNDWVDYLTIEELKKMWIEDGTVKTWADIREGWPDEEIKFYSPGTDSGTFDYFNEVILEDEQIVQSATLSEDDNVLVTGVTGDVNAIGYFGYAYYAENKDLLKVVPIDGGNGPVEPTNDTVESGEYSPLSRPLFIYVKNESIKRPEVYDFVKYTLENAGDFAEEVGYVSTPQENYDQALEQLEELK, from the coding sequence ATGTTAAAACGGAAAAAATTTTGGTTACCGATTATGTTCGTGCTTGTAATTGGACTGATTGCAGCGTGCGGACCGGAAGCAAACAATGATGAAGAAAATGGAGATGCATCAAACGAATCCGAAACAGAACAATTAGAAGGACAAATTGCGATCGATGGTTCTTCTACCGTTTATCCGATTATCGAAGCTGTGTCTGAAGAATATAACGCCGTTCAACCAAAAGTACAAGTTTCCGTCGGTGTATCCGGAACAGGTGGTGGGTTTAAAGCATTCATCGCTGGCGAAACCGACATTAGTAACGCTAGTCGCCCGATTAAAGATGAAGAAGCACAAAGCTTAGCGGATGCAGGAATCGAATATACCGAATTTCAAGTGGCTTATGACGGATTGTCCGTAGTTGTAAATAAAGATAATGATTGGGTCGATTATTTAACGATCGAAGAATTGAAAAAAATGTGGATTGAAGACGGAACAGTAAAAACGTGGGCCGACATTCGTGAAGGATGGCCGGATGAAGAAATTAAGTTTTACTCTCCAGGTACCGATTCTGGAACGTTTGACTACTTCAATGAAGTGATTTTAGAAGACGAACAAATCGTTCAAAGTGCAACCCTATCTGAAGATGATAACGTACTTGTTACAGGTGTTACGGGTGATGTGAACGCCATCGGCTATTTCGGATATGCTTACTACGCTGAAAACAAAGACCTATTGAAAGTTGTTCCGATTGATGGAGGGAACGGACCAGTTGAACCGACGAATGACACTGTTGAAAGCGGCGAATATAGCCCACTTTCTCGTCCACTGTTCATCTACGTGAAAAACGAATCGATTAAACGTCCGGAAGTATACGATTTTGTAAAATATACGTTGGAAAACGCTGGTGATTTTGCAGAAGAAGTTGGATATGTCAGTACTCCACAAGAAAATTATGATCAAGCTTTGGAACAATTGGAAGAGTTAAAATAA
- a CDS encoding nuclease-related domain-containing protein: MIIKPYAIPFDVHQIEALERRIPRSHPKKEQIHQELKKYMFGQQGEKEVFYQLQFLPEKQFYLFHNLRLFENKRVFQIDILILHTHFITIIEVKHFKGYISFNDIGQLVHESGEVYENPINQIEKHKLQFQNWLVANQFPIPPIETFVVLGPATKFSPKNKYTKHIQKLVPTSTIFPTILELTQKYQKPFLQKRQIDQLCTTIQSTHTPLQKNVLTNFQIQSEELIRGVLCPNCVSTVMDRIHANWFCPNCQLKEENCHIRTFNDYYCLIRDTITIKEAKQFLNVQSDHIVKHLVKKERYKKMGKTKGTKYVLTFKENAY; encoded by the coding sequence ATGATCATTAAACCTTACGCAATTCCCTTCGATGTGCACCAGATTGAAGCTTTGGAACGGAGAATCCCGCGTTCCCATCCGAAAAAAGAACAAATTCATCAAGAACTGAAAAAATATATGTTCGGTCAACAAGGTGAAAAAGAGGTTTTTTACCAATTACAATTCCTTCCCGAAAAACAGTTCTACCTTTTCCACAACCTGCGCCTTTTTGAAAACAAACGTGTTTTTCAAATCGATATTCTCATCCTCCATACTCACTTTATTACAATTATTGAAGTAAAACATTTTAAAGGATATATTTCTTTCAACGATATCGGTCAACTCGTTCACGAATCAGGCGAAGTATATGAAAATCCAATTAACCAAATCGAAAAGCATAAATTACAATTTCAAAACTGGTTGGTAGCAAATCAATTTCCGATTCCGCCGATCGAAACATTTGTTGTATTAGGACCGGCTACAAAATTTTCACCGAAAAATAAGTACACGAAACATATTCAAAAACTTGTCCCAACTTCCACGATCTTTCCAACTATTCTTGAGTTAACCCAAAAGTACCAAAAACCTTTTCTTCAAAAGCGGCAAATTGATCAATTATGCACTACAATCCAATCCACCCATACTCCGTTGCAAAAAAATGTATTAACAAATTTCCAAATTCAATCGGAGGAATTAATCCGAGGCGTTCTCTGCCCAAATTGTGTCTCCACCGTAATGGATCGAATTCATGCCAATTGGTTTTGTCCCAACTGCCAATTGAAAGAAGAAAATTGTCATATTCGTACCTTTAACGATTATTATTGTCTGATTAGAGATACCATTACGATCAAAGAGGCGAAACAGTTTTTAAATGTACAAAGTGATCATATTGTCAAACACTTAGTAAAAAAAGAACGATATAAAAAAATGGGAAAAACGAAAGGTACGAAATATGTATTAACCTTTAAAGAAAATGCTTATTAA